The genomic segment cgagactCGAGACTCAAGGGGGTGGTCCCTGGCGGCCGCGAGGGTTTCGGGGGTCGGGCATGTTTCTTATTTGAGACTGGAGCTGTGGATGGTTTATGGGAAATTGACAATGGACgaagggggatgggatggcagTTTCTGAATTGCACTGATGGATGGACGATGTCAGGCGGGAGGGAAAAGTCAATGGCGGGCAATTGAATTTGAGGTGGTTGGACAgaggttggttggttggttgtggatgatggtgatgatgaggatggtgaggatgatgatggtgatgatgatgatgaacggggcggttggtggtggagagTGTCATGATGGAGTTTCTGTCTGCTTTGGTAGAGGGCCGGTCGATCACCGTTACTCGGcgcctctttcttctctttaTTTGTGCGAATATCCGTACGGTCGGCCCGTTGTACTCGTACAGGTGGCTGACGGCTGTCGGCCTTACCGTTCGTGGACTTGTTGCATGACGATCGTGGGGGAATGGGTCAGCAAGGGGAAAGAGCGGCGGAGGAGCaaagggaggagaagggggggggagagggaaaaaaagaaagagaatATGAAAAGGTGAGCAGCGGGAGTACATGCAATTCTGACAACGGTCGGGTTTCGTGGGAATTGCGGCGCAGTTACACTTAAAAAGAGGAGGCCCGGGAGGGGAAGGCGTCTCGGCTGACGGCGTCGCTCAGCCAACCACGGGCGGACCAGGAGATCCATAAGAAAAGCAAAAACGGGGCAGGCGCCGACGGTCACAAGGTTTGCCCAGTTTGTTTTGGCAGGGGCGATGGAGGGGGGCGAGACTCGAGAGGTCCAGGGCCCCCATTGAAGAAACAAACTTGGAACTCAGCGctgtcagtcagtcagtcactcactcactcaagCTGTtactcactctcactcaaGCTGTTACTTTCACTCAAGGCTGTCGCTCACTCTAGCTCTCACTTTTACAGATTATCCCTCACTTACAAACAAGCATAGATGATACCAGCGAGGGAAAAAGAACCGCCCGAGAAACAATGGCTCTGTCAAGGTCAGACGGCTGCTTTCGGGAATTTACACAATGGGCCGCGGTCTGCCGCTGCAATACTTGGTGGAGGTgacgccgcctcccccaGAACGGCACTCGGCCCCAAGGGCCAGGGCACCCAGGTCAGCCAAGCACGGCCTAGGTACCTCGTCCCCAAGATTCCCGTGCAGAGGTACAAGGCTGGGTGGGTTCCCGGCATCCGCTGTTGTCTGGTGGTCACTGCGGCACCCACCAAAGAGGCAATTGTCAATTGTCAGTTGGGGCGGGCAATATTTTGACTTTCTCTCTGCTGTGTTGACGGAGGAAAGAGTGGTGCATCCGCATGGATGGTGGTATTGTTTTTCCTgccttccttctttctctaGTGTTTCTTGGGCAGGAAGTGGTGCATCCGTACTTTACTCAGAAGTGTAtctgtacctgtacctgGCATGGAGCAGTCGTCACGGTACGTATACACACACCACCTGATGCTTGTCCTGCCACtgaaggaaggaagggatgGGTTGCGGATGCGCATACGTAGGTCGGGGATGGcctggatggatggatggaaggGAAACAACGGCCTCCCTTGCTCCATCTGCTTTGCGTCTTGCCTTGTGccttgtgtgtgtgtttgtgtgtttttGCCCAGACCTCAGTTGCTTCCTTccgccctcgaggtcctTCCAATTTGTCTCACACACGCCCTCGCTTCCTTCTATCCTTCCTCAGGTATAGAGACCTATTCTATTGCAgctccaggtcgtcgactTTCTTCATCTCGACTGCTGCATCTCGCATCTCTCGTCTGTCCCCATCCGCTCCCGCTTCCGCACCCCCCGTCGCCGACTCTGCCCGCTGCGCCGGTGACGGGTCCGAACCACGACCGACAGACACCCAACCCagccaaggagaagctggaaGCTGGACGCAGGAAGCAGCCCCCAATAGTCAAGCCCAAGATCCAAGATCCAAGATCCAAGCCACACTCCAACGTGCAATGCAACCTTAGCGTCGTCCACTGCCACCACGCAACACCGCAACACCGCAGCACCGCTACGCTGCGTTTTGTCCtcgtccctcttctcttcccttcctttccaaGGCTTTCTCACCTTTTTCAATcctcgcctcgtcctcgtcgacaactCCGACCGGTTCTCTCGTTCCCCGTACCACCTCCCGGGGACCCTCGACCGTTTCGACTCGACCGAATCGACGACCCCTCGGCTCCCACTACGCACCCCGCGGGCGATCAACCCACAAGTCTctcgccttcgtcgacggGATACGAGCAACCGTAACGCAACGCCAGACAAGCGAGCCGCACCGCGCTACCAAATACGAATTCCTGGCCAGGCACCGCCGCTGCGGGCGAAACATCCCAAAACACCCTGTCCACCCTTTTGGCGCCTAACCTCGCCCGGTGCCAGTGGCGTACGCCCAAAAAGCTCACTCACTACTGACAGACCTGGCTGAACCGACTCCGTTGAAACCTCTCTCTTGTgttttctctccttctccctctcctcctccgtcccTCGAACCGCTTTCGACCCGGTTCGTCGCAATAGGGGTTCCAAGACAACGTCTTGCTGCGCCCGGCAGTGTGTCACTTTTTTGCATCCACGACTGTCGCGCCTCCTATTGCCTCTACAGGCCCATCCATCGCCTGCCCACCAACACGagcacacgcacacacgaAGGACCTCGTGTCCGTTGCGCGCCTTACCGCAGTCAAAACCCCCGAGAGCCGGACTAGTCCCTGGTAATTTGCTGACGTCGCCTGCCTGTCGTCCTCGCATCTTTACTTCAAGTCGCCCGGCGACCTGCTGTGCACCGAGGTCAGTGAGTCTTGTTTTTACTTCTGTGTCCGCCTCGCCTCCGGCAACTCTCCGTCCCAACcgccctctcctcgtcgctTGCTTGCCGTCGCTGGAATGGCCAGACGAAAATGATCACAAAGCGCTTGCACTAAGAACCACCCGCTCACAATTAAACAGTCTTCGATCCGAGACATTCAAGATTGCACCCGCATTCTTTTCCCCGACGCTCTCGCCATAGCCAGTCCCATCCCAGCTCGACAACCTTCACCTCTTCGACGTCCCTCTTTTTCTCCAGCCCCTCTCTCGTCTACACTCGTCAGGAGAAAGGCCTTGTTGGCTGTTAGTCGGTCAACAATTCAACCCACGAGGGTTGCGAGACGTTCACTCTAATCCCGCCTGCCCACGACTCCGAATCATGCCGCGATACGacttcgacgacggcactGCCGAGCGTGAGCCTCTGGACAATGCTTATCGCTCTCATACCCCTAACCCCCCCGAACACTATCAGGACAACCACTATCACAATGACGCGCCCCAACCCTACTACCCAGAACAGGACCCGAGACCGCAGCAGTATCCCGACGCTCATGCCGACCCCAGCTTCAACCACCTGAGGGCAGAGCGGCGGAACGATCGCCAAGGTCCACCACCAGCTGCCGTGGGAGCCGTCGGAGgggccgctgctgctggctaCGCCGCTCACGCCGTTTCGCCTATCGATGCCACTCCCCAAGTCCCGCCTCATCGTGACTGGGGCCCCGACCGCTATGCACCTGCGCCGCAGCCCAACCTCAACCCTAACATCACCCCCGGCGCAGACAACTTCAGCGACACGGCATCCGGAGGCATGGCCGGCATCGCCTACACGGTCGCCGAGCGTAACGCGAGGGAGAGCGGAATCGATGCCATGAGAAATGTCGGCCAGGCGCCGCCTCAAGCACGAGGCCAGTTCCAGCAGCCACCAAACGCTCCCCCACAAGCCTACAACCAACCCCGAGGCGATGCCTACGAAATGACGGCCGCCCCGCGCCCATACCCAGGCAGTCTCCCGGACCGTGACTCACACTCGAGCTTGACTGCCCTGGGAGGCGCAGGTGCATCACCAGCCAGACTATCGCCGGCCTCAAGTCCGTACGGCTTCAACGACTACTACAACGACAACCCGTACTACCAGAGACACCCTGGCCATCTCGGTGTTGTGGATCCCAACTCGAtcgcggacgacggcgatgacggcttGGAATATGGACGGAGCAGGAGCGGACGCAACTCGATGCTTAGCCTGTCTAACAGCGACCGTACGGGAAGAAGCAAGGGTGCTGCAGCAGGCGCAGCCGCCGCAGGCGGCGCTGCCGCTACCGGTCTCATGGCGAGCCGCAATGTCAGCGGATACTACGACCCAAAAGACGTGGCCACAGGCTACCAGaacggcagcgccgtcgaccttggagGACAGGAGAAGTCGGAATGGCTCAGGAACGAGAAGAAATCAGGCAAGAAGTGGAAGATCTGCATCATTGTaggcgtcgtcctcgtcatcatcggcgccatcaccggcggcatcgttggcggccttgtcTCGCGGAGCAACCGAGAAGGCGGTTCAAGTAAATCAGGCCAAGGCCAAtcagccgacgacgacaagagcTCCAACGGCGACCTGAATATTAACAGCTCTGAGATCAAGGAGCTCATGAACAACAAGCAACTGCACAAGGTCTTCCCCGGAATGGACTACACGCCCATCAACACCCAATACCCCGAATGTATCCACAACCCACCTTCGCAGAACAACATCACGCGCGATCTCGCGGTACTCAGCCAGCTCACCAACACGATCCGTCTGTACGGAACGGACTGCAACCAGACCCAGATGCTCATTCACTCGATCCAGCAACTCAAGATGGAGGACACGATCAAGATCTGGATGGGCGTCTGGCAGGACAAGAACACGACGACAAACGCGCGGCAGCTCGAACAGATGTGGGATATCCTCGACGTGTACGGCGACAAATACTTTGAGGGCGTCATCGTGGCCAACGAGATCCTGTTTCGACAGGAgatgacggaggcggcgttgggcaacctcctcgccgaggtgcGGACGAATCTGACGGCCAAGGGACTGAGTCTACCAGTGGCCACGTCGGACCTTGGCGACGATTGGACGGCTTCGCTGGCGGCCAAGAGCGACTATATCATGGCCAACATCCACCCCTTCTTTTCGGGAACCAATgccaacgacgccgccatGTGGACGTACGCCTTCTGGGAGAACCAGGCCGGCAGCTTTTTCAAGTCggacaagaaaaagaatgTGATTGCCGAGGTCGGCTGGCCCACCAAGGGCGGCATGAactgcggcgacggcacggCTGTCAACTGCCCAACGCGCTCGGTCGCCGGTATCAGCGAGCTGaacgagctgctcgacgagtGGGTGTGTCCTGCGCTGGCCAACGGTACCAATTACTTTTGGTTCTCGGCGTTCGACGAGCCGTGGAAGATCAAGTTCAacgagaagaacaaggaATGGGAGGACCAGTGGGGCCTGATGGACGTTAACCGCAACATCAAGTCTGGCGTCGTGATCCCAGACTGCGGCGGCAAGACAGTGTAAGGTCATGACTAGTAgtctcttccccccccccccccccccccccatctttcatcttttcttctttctcatCAAGGATGGACGAGGCACGACGGGACAACGTCCGCCTCTCGTCTGGAGCGTGGCAGCACGCAGCAGCGGTGTACATGATGGAGTTAATTTCTGGAGTTGCGGACTCGAAGCATGCCCGGCTCTGATTGCCGCGGGCATCATGTTTATGATGTTTGATACCGTACATAAcgttggtgatgatggtctgAGCGGGCGATTCCACACGTGTCATTGGTATTTGACGGAACCAGATGAATAGAATAGGTAAATCTACTGCCCCTGGTGCTTCGTGATGATGCAAGCCTTGATGCTGAATGTGGGGATCCGAGCAACCTCATCCGATACACGTGGCGTGGTGTGGTGGCCGTGACTGGGCTCTCGGCCTGCGTAATGCGTGATGCGCATGCGGGGAGGGGTGACACGGACGATGCGGGCCGGCGTGGGGAGCGGGGAGGGAGAGTGGCCAAAGACGTTTATCTCTCCGGCGTTTCCGGGGTGGGGGGTCTAAGGGTTTCTCGCAACTACACATCATCTCGAGCAACTCCACAGAACGAGATATTCTGCTGCCATCCCAGGGATTGCAGAGCACCGCCTGTTGAATACACGCATTGACGGTGTgctcgagaacctcgacaCCCAGAACAGAACGTCCGTCCCAGTCTTCGGTCGCAACAGACGTCTAGGCCGGCATTAGCCACTGCAGGGGATGCGATTCGTACCGTCccaggtcgtcctcgcctGCTCGTACGTCGTCGGCACGATTATCGCGAGAGGCACGAATACGATGGACGAGGGCAACCTGACGAGGCTACGTCCGGGGGTCCCGCTTGCGCCGGTGCCGCTTCCGCCGGCCGGGCCCGCGCGAGACGGGGCGGAGATTGTGAGGCAGCTGATGGGGCTGACGCGGGCTGGTATGaatggcggtggtggtgacgacggcgggagCCGGTTGCGATTTGTGAAAAAGGTCGAGCTGGAGGGGGATGTGTGGGAGCCCGAGGGGATTGTGAGGCTGATGGGTGCcggaggagacgacgacgacgacgagcaggagAGGTTCTGGGTCTCGGCGGGGGAGTATACCGTCCCGACGGAGAAGTTCCCGGACGGGCGGTGGATCGACGGGACGGACCGGAGCGCCGGGGCCGGGTTTGCGCATTTCGTGGTGTTTGAcggccgggggcggcggtTGGCGGACTGGGTCGTCTCAAAGGAAGGGGATGCCGAGGTGAGTTTTCCTTTCCTGAAaacaccaaaaaaaaaaaaaaaaaaaaaaaagtcgTCTTCCGGTCCTTTTGGCCTGTATGAAGTGCAGGAAGTGAAGAAGGATGCTGACGAAGCCGGTTGAAAAAACAGTACCATAATGGTGGGCTTGACTATGACGGCCGGCACATCTGGGCGACGCTGTCGCAATACAGGCCCaactcgacggcgacggtggtgcGGGTCGACCCGGTTGACTTGCGGGTGGAGAGGGTTTTCCGCGTGGGGGACCACCAGGGGGGCGTTGTGCATGATGTCGAGACGGGGACGTTGACGACGCTGAGCTGGGGAGGGAGAGTGGCGAGGCGGTGGGATCTGAAGGGgggtgacggtggtggtggtggtggtgggagagaagaggagcaggTCCGGCTTGTTCacggtgatggtgttgacaGCGGTACGGGATTCGACGTGCCGGAGGAGGTGATGGTCAACCCGTCGCACTGGATCGACTACCAGGACTGCAAGTCGCTGGGCCGCGTCGGGGGCCGGTCGCTGGCGCTGTGTTCGGGCATCGCGACCCTGGCGGCCGggatcgaggtcggcgggctggcggtcgtggacgtGGACGCTGGGATGACGCCGGTGTGGGAGATGCCGTTCATggagaggacgacgacggcagcggcggggGCTGCCCGCGGGGCACTGATGACGAAGAACCCAATGGACGTggcgctcgtcggcggccgcgtgAGGTTGTACTtcgcgccggaggagggaaggggcgCTGTTTTTGTGTACGAGGTCTGCGAGGGCTGAATCTGTGTGGCTGTTTTTCTGGCGGCTTTACGGTGGTCTCGGGCCAGGATCGTGAGCCCAGGGTGTGTGTAATAATGGCATGGATAACCGGTAGGCTTGCTCCGGCTGGTCTGCGTTCCATGATCACACGtctgggaggggggtttgacGAGACGGCTTGATAGCCGTGGCCCGGATGGTGCTGTAGTTGACGCGACAAAGACATGATGCTGTCAAACTTGGAACGCGGAACTCGTCAGGTTGCTTGGTCGCGATACCCCTCGTGCCCAGAAGGCCGTCACAAAGGGTTCAGGCCTCGTGAC from the Colletotrichum destructivum chromosome 10, complete sequence genome contains:
- a CDS encoding Putative glycoside hydrolase superfamily, whose amino-acid sequence is MPRYDFDDGTAEREPLDNAYRSHTPNPPEHYQDNHYHNDAPQPYYPEQDPRPQQYPDAHADPSFNHLRAERRNDRQGPPPAAVGAVGGAAAAGYAAHAVSPIDATPQVPPHRDWGPDRYAPAPQPNLNPNITPGADNFSDTASGGMAGIAYTVAERNARESGIDAMRNVGQAPPQARGQFQQPPNAPPQAYNQPRGDAYEMTAAPRPYPGSLPDRDSHSSLTALGGAGASPARLSPASSPYGFNDYYNDNPYYQRHPGHLGVVDPNSIADDGDDGLEYGRSRSGRNSMLSLSNSDRTGRSKGAAAGAAAAGGAAATGLMASRNVSGYYDPKDVATGYQNGSAVDLGGQEKSEWLRNEKKSGKKWKICIIVGVVLVIIGAITGGIVGGLVSRSNREGGSSKSGQGQSADDDKSSNGDLNINSSEIKELMNNKQLHKVFPGMDYTPINTQYPECIHNPPSQNNITRDLAVLSQLTNTIRLYGTDCNQTQMLIHSIQQLKMEDTIKIWMGVWQDKNTTTNARQLEQMWDILDVYGDKYFEGVIVANEILFRQEMTEAALGNLLAEVRTNLTAKGLSLPVATSDLGDDWTASLAAKSDYIMANIHPFFSGTNANDAAMWTYAFWENQAGSFFKSDKKKNVIAEVGWPTKGGMNCGDGTAVNCPTRSVAGISELNELLDEWVCPALANGTNYFWFSAFDEPWKIKFNEKNKEWEDQWGLMDVNRNIKSGVVIPDCGGKTV
- a CDS encoding Putative quinoprotein amine dehydrogenase, beta chain, with product MRFVPSQVVLACSYVVGTIIARGTNTMDEGNLTRLRPGVPLAPVPLPPAGPARDGAEIVRQLMGLTRAGMNGGGGDDGGSRLRFVKKVELEGDVWEPEGIVRLMGAGGDDDDDEQERFWVSAGEYTVPTEKFPDGRWIDGTDRSAGAGFAHFVVFDGRGRRLADWVVSKEGDAEYHNGGLDYDGRHIWATLSQYRPNSTATVVRVDPVDLRVERVFRVGDHQGGVVHDVETGTLTTLSWGGRVARRWDLKGGDGGGGGGGREEEQVRLVHGDGVDSGTGFDVPEEVMVNPSHWIDYQDCKSLGRVGGRSLALCSGIATLAAGIEVGGLAVVDVDAGMTPVWEMPFMERTTTAAAGAARGALMTKNPMDVALVGGRVRLYFAPEEGRGAVFVYEVCEG